In a genomic window of Cynocephalus volans isolate mCynVol1 chromosome 1, mCynVol1.pri, whole genome shotgun sequence:
- the LOC134384046 gene encoding nascent polypeptide-associated complex subunit alpha, with translation MPGEATETVPATEQELPQPQAETGSGTESDSDESVPELEEQDSTQATTQQAQLAAAAEIDEEPVSKAKQSRSEKKARKAMSKLGLRQVTGVTRVTIRKSKNILFVITKPDVYKSPASDTYIVFGEAKIEDLSQQAQLAAAEKFKVQGEAVSNIQENTQTPTVQEESEEEEVDETGVEVKDIELVMSQANVSRAKAVRALKNNSNDIVNAIMELTM, from the coding sequence ATGCCCGGAGAAGCCACAGAAACCGTCCCTGCTACAGAGCAGGAGTTGCCACAGCCCCAGGCTGAGACAGGGTCTGGAACAGAATCTGACAGTGATGAATCAGTACCAGAGCTTGAGGAACAAGATTCCACACAGGCAACCACACAACAAGCCCAGCTGGCAGCAGCAGCTGAAATAGATGAAGAACCAGTCAGTAAAGCAAAACAGAGTCGGAGTGAAAAGAAGGCACGGAAGGCTATGTCCAAACTGGGTCTTCGACAGGTTACAGGGGTTACTAGAGTCACTATCCGGAAATCTAAGAATATCCTCTTTGTCATCACAAAACCAGATGTCTATAAGAGCCCAGCTTCAGATACCTACATAGTTTTTGGGGAAGCGAAGATTGAGGATTTATCTCAGCAAGCACAGCTAGCAGCTGCTGAGAAATTCAAAGTTCAAGGTGAAGCTGTTTCAAACATTCAGGAAAACACACAGACTCCGACCGTACAAGAGGAGAGTGAAGAAGAAGAGGTTGATGAAACAGGTGTGGAAGTTAAGGACATAGAATTGGTCATGTCACAAGCAAATGTGTCAAGAGCAAAGGCAGTCCGAGCCCTGAAGAACAACAGTAATGATATTGTAAATGCTATTATGGAATTAACAATGTAA